Proteins from a single region of Corynebacterium casei LMG S-19264:
- the bsaP gene encoding biotin synthase auxiliary protein BsaP has translation MPRHEATWPPQLGELAAAVAAGETPIFHPNTGQEFSTGIEIQLHAAAAAGLDVPRYCQLCGRRMVVQVRPDGWLAHCSRHGDLDSALLDS, from the coding sequence ATGCCGCGGCATGAAGCCACGTGGCCGCCCCAGTTGGGCGAGCTTGCCGCCGCAGTCGCAGCAGGTGAGACACCCATCTTTCACCCCAACACTGGCCAAGAATTCAGCACCGGGATAGAGATCCAGTTACACGCCGCCGCGGCGGCCGGGCTGGATGTTCCACGCTATTGCCAGTTATGTGGGCGGCGCATGGTGGTCCAAGTTCGCCCCGATGGCTGGCTGGCTCACTGCTCCCGGCACGGCGACCTGGATTCCGCGCTGCTCGATTCTTGA
- a CDS encoding allantoate amidohydrolase — protein sequence MTTTITFTPNALLSEIADIGRDPVRGGYSRPVFSPPEQKLNQWFIEKAASLGLDVEQDRNGILWAWWDTPSKERTNAIGTGSHLDSVPGGGNFDGPLGVASALSAVAALKNEGFEPSRPIAILVFPEEEGSRFGLACLSSRLATGAATPEKVRTLTDPEGITYAEAAEAAGFDHSSIGADKEGLARLAQFVELHIEQGKGLIDLDKPVAIAGTILGHGRWHARITGTGDHAGTTRMQDRHDPMLVGAHIISAVREEGQSVKQARATVGRFEVTPGGTNVIASQVDLWIDVRHRDDETTKAIVERITQRAQQLAEAEGCKIRIDEESFSPTVHFDSKLREAMKSVLASAPVLDTGAGHDAGILSTHIPTGMLFVRNPTGTSHSPAEFAEAEDVDTGALRLADVLRHLSL from the coding sequence ATGACCACTACCATCACTTTCACCCCCAACGCACTGCTTAGTGAAATCGCTGATATCGGAAGGGACCCAGTACGCGGTGGGTACAGCCGCCCTGTATTCTCTCCGCCGGAGCAGAAGCTCAACCAGTGGTTCATCGAGAAGGCCGCTTCGCTTGGGCTCGACGTAGAGCAAGACCGTAACGGAATCTTATGGGCGTGGTGGGATACCCCCAGCAAGGAGCGAACCAATGCCATTGGTACCGGAAGCCATCTGGATTCGGTCCCCGGCGGAGGCAATTTCGATGGACCGCTGGGAGTAGCAAGTGCATTGTCTGCTGTCGCCGCCTTAAAAAACGAAGGGTTTGAGCCGTCCCGCCCCATTGCGATATTAGTGTTTCCGGAAGAAGAGGGATCGCGCTTCGGTTTGGCATGCCTGAGTTCGCGACTGGCGACAGGCGCAGCCACTCCGGAGAAGGTACGAACCCTGACGGACCCAGAGGGCATCACTTACGCCGAAGCCGCGGAGGCCGCAGGCTTCGACCATTCCTCAATCGGTGCCGATAAGGAGGGCTTGGCCCGACTAGCGCAGTTTGTCGAGCTCCATATCGAACAGGGCAAGGGTTTGATAGACCTCGATAAACCGGTGGCCATCGCCGGTACCATCCTGGGCCATGGCCGCTGGCATGCCCGAATTACAGGAACTGGTGATCACGCGGGTACCACCCGCATGCAGGACAGGCACGACCCCATGCTTGTGGGTGCGCACATCATTTCCGCCGTTCGAGAAGAGGGCCAAAGCGTCAAACAAGCACGCGCCACGGTGGGCCGATTCGAGGTCACACCCGGCGGCACAAACGTTATCGCCTCCCAAGTCGATCTGTGGATCGACGTGCGACACCGTGATGATGAAACTACCAAGGCCATCGTCGAGCGGATAACCCAGCGCGCACAGCAGCTGGCGGAGGCTGAGGGCTGCAAAATCCGTATTGATGAGGAGTCCTTCTCCCCCACCGTCCATTTCGACAGCAAATTGCGCGAAGCAATGAAGAGCGTACTTGCCAGCGCACCGGTCCTAGACACGGGAGCCGGGCATGATGCCGGCATTCTTAGCACCCACATCCCTACCGGCATGCTTTTTGTGCGCAACCCCACCGGAACATCGCACTCTCCTGCGGAGTTTGCAGAAGCTGAAGACGTAGACACCGGTGCGCTCCGGCTAGCCGATGTCCTTCGGCACTTGAGCCTCTAA
- a CDS encoding IS3 family transposase (programmed frameshift), which yields MPSKTYTEEFKRDAVALYENSSSASLTTIATDLGINRATLHNWVKRYRAAAHTMINTPDSSSAASVTDTERIRQLERQVKRLQEERDILQKAAKYFAEGDELVTRFGFVDDARKTYPVKRLCEVLQLNRSSFYKWKSGAAKRKKRLFSDAILGAKVKAVFAAEKGCYGTKRVTAELSDNPQNRPVNHKRVARVMRSMKLFGYTKKRKVTTTVSDKKKPAFADLVGRKFTADKPNQVYVGEITYLPITGGVNMYLATVIDCYSRRLVGFAIADHMRTSLVHDALTAAKSQRGSLKGAIFYSDHGSVYTSQAFQKTCAALGVTQSMGAIGTSADNALAESFNASMKREVLQDSKTFTNQPVCQSEVFRWCTRYNTVRRHSSCNHLAPNVFERHNEATLKHAS from the exons ATGCCAAGCAAGACCTATACCGAAGAGTTCAAGCGTGATGCTGTCGCACTCTATGAGAATTCCTCGAGTGCTTCATTGACCACTATTGCCACTGATCTCGGGATCAACCGCGCTACCTTGCATAACTGGGTCAAAAGGTACAGGGCAGCCGCGCACACCATGATCAACACCCCAGATTCTTCCTCGGCCGCCTCGGTCACCGACACCGAGCGGATCCGGCAGCTTGAACGCCAAGTTAAACGCTTGCAAGAAGAGCGCGATATTTTGCAAAAGGCTGCTAAATATTTCGCGGAAG GAGACGAGTTGGTAACCCGCTTCGGGTTCGTTGACGACGCGCGAAAAACCTACCCGGTTAAGCGGTTATGTGAAGTTTTGCAGTTGAATCGTTCCTCGTTTTATAAATGGAAATCTGGGGCAGCCAAGCGCAAGAAACGCTTGTTTAGCGATGCTATCCTCGGCGCGAAAGTCAAGGCCGTGTTCGCCGCAGAAAAGGGCTGTTACGGTACCAAACGCGTCACGGCAGAGCTCAGCGACAACCCCCAAAATAGACCTGTCAACCATAAACGGGTCGCACGAGTGATGAGGTCAATGAAACTGTTTGGGTACACGAAAAAACGCAAAGTCACCACTACTGTTTCGGATAAGAAGAAACCAGCGTTTGCGGACTTGGTCGGACGGAAGTTTACCGCCGACAAACCTAACCAGGTCTATGTCGGTGAAATCACTTACCTGCCGATTACGGGTGGGGTAAATATGTATCTGGCTACCGTGATTGATTGCTATTCCCGCAGGCTGGTGGGTTTCGCGATTGCGGATCATATGCGCACTAGCTTGGTTCACGATGCCCTCACAGCTGCTAAAAGCCAGCGCGGCAGCCTTAAAGGGGCAATATTTTACTCGGATCACGGCAGTGTCTATACCTCGCAAGCATTCCAAAAGACCTGTGCGGCGCTTGGGGTTACACAGTCGATGGGCGCAATCGGAACCAGCGCAGATAACGCCTTAGCCGAGTCATTCAACGCCTCAATGAAGCGTGAAGTGCTGCAAGATTCTAAAACATTCACTAACCAGCCGGTGTGTCAAAGCGAGGTGTTTCGGTGGTGCACCAGGTACAACACGGTACGAAGGCACTCGTCGTGTAATCACCTCGCGCCAAACGTGTTTGAGCGGCACAATGAAGCTACACTCAAACATGCTTCTTGA
- a CDS encoding SpaH/EbpB family LPXTG-anchored major pilin, translated as MASLLAAGTFFGAGAVNGGATFLPSAAAQTTQTAAIDGIPETASLQINKRLGLPGETRDNGTEITSDVPGDPAEGIEFSIFPVTGIDLTTLAGWQAADDLDINTFFTGGGPNSYSSLITEGLGAEQTATTDAGGVAPFNDIDTGLYLVVEEANPTLTNGQAVAPAAPFLVTVPMTDPVDRTTWLDTVHVYPKNQAVAAPAKTIGDPVPTDVGAEGPNLTGSSLGELISYNIQGQVPDLSQETALNGFTITDKLPAELGEPQELTVSLNGTPLEADAFTSRTWPVTEDGAERQVLSVVLSADTLSGVAAEATIDVGFKAEVTAVPQATLDNQAWVSPTAIAAADGWNPGVDGPNPGTVSNATRSIYGEINIQKTGQGDDLTGLANAIFELHRCDADGNLAAGSLPIQVGGTTTWTTADDGGASISGIHLANVTDQDDLAGTYDDLWAGNGEQFCLVETEAPEGYALLPEPVGVTLPYGADTVNLVSVDQPIENVENNAGFSLPLTGGMGIWLILGGGILLLLIAAAYYLVTRKRDNA; from the coding sequence GTGGCCTCATTGCTTGCAGCGGGAACATTTTTCGGTGCCGGTGCTGTCAATGGGGGGGCTACGTTCCTGCCCTCCGCTGCCGCTCAGACCACTCAGACCGCTGCGATCGATGGCATTCCGGAAACCGCGAGCCTGCAGATCAATAAGCGCCTCGGCCTGCCGGGTGAGACCCGGGATAACGGCACCGAGATCACCAGCGACGTTCCCGGTGACCCGGCTGAGGGTATCGAGTTCTCGATTTTTCCCGTCACCGGCATTGATCTGACCACCTTGGCAGGCTGGCAGGCTGCCGATGACCTGGATATCAACACTTTCTTTACCGGTGGAGGCCCAAATTCCTACAGCTCGCTGATTACCGAAGGATTGGGTGCGGAGCAGACCGCGACCACCGATGCTGGCGGTGTTGCGCCCTTCAACGACATCGATACCGGTCTGTACCTGGTGGTTGAGGAGGCTAACCCGACCCTGACCAATGGTCAGGCGGTTGCCCCGGCTGCCCCCTTCCTGGTCACCGTGCCCATGACCGACCCGGTCGATCGAACCACCTGGCTGGACACGGTGCACGTCTACCCGAAGAACCAAGCGGTGGCAGCGCCGGCCAAGACGATCGGCGATCCTGTTCCGACCGATGTAGGGGCAGAAGGACCGAACCTGACTGGCTCCTCGCTCGGTGAGCTCATCAGCTACAACATCCAGGGGCAGGTGCCCGATCTCTCGCAAGAGACTGCACTCAACGGGTTCACCATCACTGATAAGCTCCCTGCGGAACTGGGAGAGCCACAGGAGCTCACGGTGAGCTTGAACGGAACCCCGTTGGAGGCAGACGCCTTTACCTCTCGAACCTGGCCGGTCACGGAAGATGGAGCTGAACGACAGGTTTTGTCTGTCGTGCTGTCCGCAGACACCTTGTCCGGAGTAGCCGCCGAAGCTACCATCGACGTCGGTTTCAAGGCGGAGGTGACAGCTGTTCCGCAAGCTACCCTGGATAACCAGGCTTGGGTATCACCGACCGCAATCGCTGCCGCGGATGGTTGGAACCCCGGAGTTGACGGCCCGAACCCGGGTACCGTCTCGAACGCCACCCGCTCGATCTATGGTGAGATCAACATTCAAAAGACCGGCCAGGGTGATGACTTAACCGGACTCGCCAACGCGATCTTCGAACTGCACCGCTGCGATGCCGACGGCAACCTGGCCGCGGGCAGTCTGCCGATCCAGGTCGGCGGGACCACCACGTGGACCACTGCGGACGATGGCGGTGCGAGCATTTCCGGTATCCACCTGGCCAACGTGACCGACCAGGACGACTTGGCGGGTACCTACGACGACCTCTGGGCCGGGAACGGTGAGCAGTTCTGCCTGGTCGAAACCGAGGCGCCGGAAGGTTATGCGCTTCTGCCGGAGCCTGTGGGTGTGACTCTGCCCTATGGCGCTGACACTGTTAACCTGGTCAGCGTCGATCAGCCGATCGAAAACGTCGAGAATAATGCCGGTTTCTCCTTGCCGCTGACCGGCGGCATGGGTATCTGGCTGATTCTCGGCGGTGGCATCCTGTTGCTGTTGATCGCCGCGGCCTACTACCTGGTGACCCGCAAGCGCGATAACGCATAA
- a CDS encoding class C sortase, with translation MLWWLGGPDSGVSEMTVVEKAGAVKRSTVHKVIPIVLVIAGILVLLYPVAVTYLRNANHASIADAYRNSQTQVPEVDRAAWLERAREYNDTNTNIPILDPWLARVSKENAPYRGYLEQLNPTGDPEAPMATVSIPAIDSKLPLYHGTAAETLQRGLGHLYGSALPVGGEGNHSVLTGHTGLTTATMFDRLDEVVEGDVFYLDVLGEPLKYEVDQIKVVLPNEIDDLQPEEGRDLFTLITCTPYGVNSHRLLVRGTRVPMDEEELEEAFGDGGLWQTWMTWVLILVAIVLLIILVLVLRMLARKRAAYPGEGRHRVR, from the coding sequence TTGCTGTGGTGGCTGGGCGGGCCAGATTCAGGAGTGTCAGAGATGACCGTGGTCGAAAAGGCTGGGGCGGTTAAACGCTCAACGGTCCATAAGGTCATCCCGATTGTGCTGGTTATCGCCGGCATTCTCGTGTTGCTCTATCCGGTTGCCGTCACGTATCTGCGCAATGCCAACCACGCCTCGATCGCGGATGCCTACCGCAATTCGCAGACCCAGGTACCTGAGGTTGATCGTGCAGCCTGGTTGGAACGTGCCCGGGAGTACAACGACACCAACACCAATATCCCGATCCTGGATCCGTGGTTGGCGCGGGTATCCAAGGAGAACGCGCCCTACCGCGGTTACCTGGAGCAATTAAATCCCACCGGGGATCCGGAAGCGCCCATGGCGACGGTGTCGATCCCGGCGATCGACTCGAAACTGCCGCTTTATCACGGCACTGCTGCGGAGACGCTGCAGCGCGGGCTGGGCCACCTCTACGGCTCCGCCCTGCCGGTGGGCGGCGAAGGGAACCATTCGGTGCTGACTGGCCACACCGGGTTGACCACCGCCACGATGTTCGACCGTTTAGATGAGGTTGTTGAAGGTGACGTGTTTTACCTCGATGTTCTCGGGGAGCCGCTGAAGTATGAGGTGGATCAGATCAAGGTTGTCCTGCCTAATGAGATCGATGATCTCCAGCCGGAGGAAGGTCGCGATCTGTTCACGCTGATCACCTGCACTCCTTATGGGGTTAACTCTCATCGTCTCCTGGTTCGCGGGACCCGTGTCCCGATGGATGAAGAAGAGCTCGAAGAGGCCTTCGGGGATGGTGGGCTGTGGCAGACCTGGATGACCTGGGTGCTGATTCTGGTGGCCATCGTCCTACTGATCATTCTGGTCCTGGTCCTTCGTATGCTGGCGCGGAAGCGCGCGGCATACCCAGGGGAGGGACGACACCGTGTTCGCTAA
- a CDS encoding LPXTG cell wall anchor domain-containing protein produces MFANRRPVRTTAAAVILGLLCTAAAPCASARSVTPAVISESVPIVDANQLGQLTLEFRAPNLNDDNPGQTHVGVPVNIQRLIGIDLGTKEGWRQAAILEAEEVLAFPADRFTDHRSGNTGPDGRVSFAKLPLGLYTVTAPEGAELTFEPFVVTVPMTNATGTGWEYSFMVYPKAKVDAGTPTRDPEPDPIPGQEGAEPTTEPGGPGQTNRPGDSGPPESTPGDTEHSSGQPEKAGASGVDKSNREGLASTGAAVLSLVAAGLAMILLGLFLLRRRRTE; encoded by the coding sequence GTGTTCGCTAATCGACGCCCCGTTCGCACCACTGCCGCGGCCGTAATCCTCGGTTTGCTCTGCACCGCGGCTGCCCCGTGTGCCTCCGCCCGTTCGGTGACTCCTGCGGTTATCTCGGAGTCTGTCCCGATTGTGGATGCCAATCAGCTAGGCCAGCTCACCCTGGAGTTTCGTGCACCTAACCTCAATGATGATAATCCCGGCCAAACTCACGTCGGTGTCCCCGTGAATATTCAGCGGCTCATCGGTATAGACCTGGGCACCAAGGAGGGGTGGCGGCAGGCTGCGATCTTGGAGGCCGAGGAGGTCCTCGCGTTCCCTGCTGACCGTTTCACGGACCACCGCTCCGGGAACACAGGCCCTGACGGCCGTGTCAGCTTCGCCAAGCTGCCACTGGGGTTGTACACCGTGACCGCACCTGAAGGTGCTGAGCTAACATTCGAACCTTTTGTGGTCACCGTGCCCATGACCAATGCCACCGGCACCGGCTGGGAATACTCCTTCATGGTGTACCCCAAGGCGAAGGTTGACGCTGGTACCCCGACCCGTGATCCAGAGCCTGATCCCATCCCGGGGCAGGAGGGGGCTGAACCCACCACAGAACCGGGTGGACCTGGGCAGACTAACAGACCGGGGGATTCGGGGCCGCCGGAAAGCACACCAGGCGACACAGAACACTCTTCCGGACAGCCGGAGAAGGCCGGTGCCAGCGGGGTTGATAAGTCCAATCGAGAGGGTTTGGCCAGCACCGGAGCCGCAGTCCTAAGCCTCGTGGCGGCAGGTCTGGCGATGATTCTGCTGGGCCTGTTCCTGCTGCGGCGGCGAAGGACTGAGTAA